The Parafrankia irregularis genome contains a region encoding:
- a CDS encoding ParA family protein — protein sequence MGSVTTDPWTRPDEPRFPHENLEHVIAVGNGKGGVGKTTLTTNIAALVAAGGAKVLIIDVNAQGNCGEDLGYTGQPEIDDDGKGLVDAIRYGTPLVPVRAVGGRPGLDVVPGGAEVRQLPTYMYERFADSGEFATLALARSLLPIASQYDLILIDSPPENRPLQQLVLGAAHWLIIPIKSDDSSRKGMQQIAYEFARMRRVNPNLELLGVALFAAGTSARRIREEVRRDVASDLGGRDLMFEAVIRHAEAPARDARRRGQPFHELEVAAANGPTGLDVLRGLADRSQLIAGSSGAVAADLATLTREVLTRRAALLEETESVVTA from the coding sequence GTGGGCAGCGTGACGACAGACCCGTGGACACGACCCGACGAGCCCAGGTTTCCTCACGAGAACCTGGAACACGTCATCGCCGTTGGGAACGGCAAGGGGGGCGTCGGGAAGACCACCCTGACCACCAACATCGCTGCCCTCGTCGCCGCAGGCGGCGCGAAGGTCCTCATCATCGACGTGAACGCCCAGGGCAACTGTGGCGAGGACCTCGGCTACACCGGACAGCCGGAGATCGACGACGACGGCAAGGGCCTCGTCGACGCCATCCGCTACGGCACCCCTCTCGTCCCGGTCCGTGCCGTGGGGGGGCGACCCGGGCTCGACGTGGTGCCCGGGGGAGCGGAGGTCCGTCAGCTTCCGACGTACATGTATGAGCGGTTCGCCGACTCCGGGGAGTTCGCCACCCTCGCCTTGGCGCGCTCCCTGCTGCCGATCGCCAGCCAGTACGACTTGATCTTGATCGACTCCCCGCCGGAGAACCGTCCGCTACAGCAGCTCGTCCTCGGTGCCGCACACTGGTTGATCATCCCCATCAAGTCCGACGACTCGTCGCGCAAGGGCATGCAGCAGATCGCCTACGAGTTCGCGCGAATGCGTCGGGTCAACCCCAACCTCGAGCTTCTCGGCGTAGCCCTGTTCGCGGCCGGCACCAGTGCTCGCCGCATTCGGGAAGAGGTGCGTCGCGACGTCGCCTCTGACTTGGGTGGGCGCGATCTCATGTTCGAAGCAGTCATCCGCCACGCCGAAGCCCCGGCCCGGGATGCCCGCCGCCGTGGACAGCCGTTCCACGAGCTGGAGGTTGCCGCAGCGAACGGACCGACGGGCCTCGACGTCTTGCGCGGCCTGGCGGATCGGTCACAGTTGATCGCTGGATCGTCCGGCGCAGTCGCCGCTGACCTGGCGACACTGACCCGCGAAGTCCTCACCCGGCGCGCAGCACTGCTCGAGGAGACGGAAAGCGTGGTCACGGCATGA